One part of the Truepera radiovictrix DSM 17093 genome encodes these proteins:
- a CDS encoding ABC transporter ATP-binding protein: MTQADAPSSGPHSAPVRPSDLGELQLEVNNLEVVYHDIVQVLRGVSFAVPRGKVVALLGTNGAGKTTTLRALSGLLKPENGSLQGGTITFEGRRTNALGGRALVKLGIVSVPEGRRVFKHLTVEENLRVGSITRPAGTDVRAELQGIYEIFPRLYDLRQRQAGYTSGGEQQMLAIGRALMARPKLLLLDEPSLGLAPLLVRDIFERIRAINAAGTTVVVVEQNANVALSIADYGYIMEGGRIVLEGSAAALRDNPDVKEFYMGTTGGGERKSFREVKAYKRRRRWM, from the coding sequence ATGACCCAAGCGGACGCGCCTAGCTCAGGCCCTCACAGCGCCCCCGTGCGCCCGAGCGACCTCGGCGAGCTGCAGCTCGAGGTCAACAACTTAGAGGTCGTCTACCACGACATCGTCCAGGTGCTGCGCGGCGTCTCGTTCGCGGTGCCGCGCGGCAAGGTGGTCGCGCTGCTCGGCACCAACGGGGCGGGCAAGACGACGACGCTGCGCGCTCTCTCGGGCCTGTTAAAGCCCGAAAACGGCTCGCTGCAGGGGGGCACCATCACCTTCGAGGGGCGGCGTACAAACGCCCTCGGGGGGCGCGCGCTCGTCAAGTTGGGCATCGTCAGCGTGCCCGAGGGGCGCCGCGTCTTTAAGCACCTCACCGTCGAGGAGAACCTGCGCGTCGGTTCGATCACCCGCCCCGCCGGCACCGACGTCAGGGCCGAGCTGCAAGGGATCTACGAGATCTTCCCGCGCCTCTACGACCTCCGGCAGCGCCAAGCGGGGTACACCTCGGGGGGTGAGCAGCAGATGCTCGCTATCGGGCGGGCCTTGATGGCGCGGCCCAAGCTGCTCTTGCTCGACGAACCCTCGCTCGGTTTGGCGCCCCTGTTGGTGCGCGACATCTTTGAGCGCATCAGGGCCATCAACGCTGCCGGGACGACGGTCGTGGTGGTCGAGCAGAACGCTAATGTCGCGCTCTCTATCGCCGACTACGGCTACATCATGGAGGGGGGGCGGATCGTGCTCGAGGGGAGCGCCGCCGCCTTGCGCGACAACCCGGACGTTAAGGAGTTCTACATGGGAACCACGGGGGGCGGCGAGCGCAAGTCGTTTCGCGAGGTCAAGGCGTACAAGCGGCGCCGGCGGTGGATGTAG
- a CDS encoding ABC transporter substrate-binding protein translates to MKRAALLLPLLLGAASAQEVVIGWSGAATGPTSDAGRFVFEGVTDYCRYVNDEGLLPDGATLRCLINDDAYDNNNTLRNFEAYLDEGMVAFISYSTGATLQLKVNAVEEEMPVISASYHIGVIDPPDNEYNFLPITTYSEQLLALMEYVADNHEGEDPVRIAILSHPSPFGRDPVTDARAAAELLGVEIIDVQEHGEATDYTAMLQRWSSQGVQYVLAQTVESPVAAMLNAAQALGLFDTMTFMGAHYTGGATLTDLAGDAAEGYIWATSYFVRSDEDAPGMALQREIGERYGRSETTIADVNYTTGLMQVAIYAEAARRVLERGDEVTSATMYEALLAMNDDADGAFDPGFAVGPISFSDTDRVGVDALRLLQVQEGEFVAITEPYNSETFAQVHPRD, encoded by the coding sequence ATGAAAAGAGCTGCACTGCTACTGCCGCTTCTCTTGGGCGCCGCGTCGGCGCAGGAGGTCGTCATCGGGTGGTCGGGGGCCGCGACGGGGCCCACGAGCGACGCGGGCCGCTTCGTCTTCGAGGGGGTGACCGACTACTGCCGCTACGTCAACGACGAGGGGTTACTGCCCGACGGCGCGACGCTGCGCTGCCTGATCAACGACGACGCGTATGACAACAACAACACCCTGCGCAACTTTGAAGCTTACCTAGACGAGGGGATGGTCGCCTTTATCTCGTACTCGACCGGCGCGACCTTGCAGCTCAAAGTCAACGCCGTCGAGGAGGAGATGCCGGTTATCTCGGCGAGCTACCACATCGGGGTCATCGACCCGCCCGACAACGAGTACAACTTCCTGCCGATCACCACCTATAGCGAGCAGCTGCTCGCCTTGATGGAGTACGTCGCCGACAACCACGAGGGTGAGGACCCGGTGCGCATCGCGATCTTGAGCCACCCGAGCCCGTTCGGTCGCGACCCTGTAACCGACGCGCGGGCGGCGGCGGAGCTTTTGGGCGTCGAGATCATTGACGTGCAAGAGCACGGCGAGGCGACCGACTACACCGCCATGCTCCAGCGCTGGAGCTCGCAGGGGGTGCAGTACGTCCTGGCGCAGACGGTCGAGTCGCCCGTAGCGGCGATGCTCAACGCGGCACAAGCGTTGGGGCTCTTTGACACGATGACCTTTATGGGCGCGCACTACACGGGCGGTGCGACGCTCACCGACCTCGCGGGGGACGCCGCCGAGGGGTACATCTGGGCGACCTCGTACTTTGTACGCAGCGACGAAGACGCACCCGGTATGGCGCTGCAACGTGAGATCGGCGAGCGCTACGGCCGCTCCGAAACGACGATCGCCGACGTAAACTACACCACCGGTCTGATGCAAGTCGCGATCTACGCGGAGGCGGCGCGGCGGGTGCTAGAGCGGGGCGACGAGGTGACCTCGGCGACGATGTACGAAGCGCTGCTCGCGATGAACGACGACGCCGACGGCGCCTTCGACCCCGGTTTCGCCGTCGGGCCGATCTCCTTTAGCGACACCGACCGGGTCGGGGTCGACGCGCTCAGGCTGCTGCAGGTGCAAGAGGGCGAGTTTGTCGCCATCACCGAGCCCTACAACTCCGAGACCTTCGCGCAGGTTCACCCTCGCGATTAG
- a CDS encoding branched-chain amino acid ABC transporter permease: MAVNRWFQSGNYRRTYKEDQTIFASYSELASLIALLALLFWLPQAPFMTRSLFRLFDIALIYTVAVMGLNIVTGYAGQISIGQAAFMGVGAYTAAVLARDVGGPVLGFESTIPFWFAALLLPLGGAVAAAVGAFVGLPSLRLKHLYLAIATLAFQVIFTWSVGHTPWLNQGGSIRVPRVSFFGEEIRGSALIGPFYYYFALVVVIILAVAMRNLLRSKFGRALVAVRDNDRAADAMGIDPGRTKVMAFAIAGFYAGVAGALLALYDGSVIIESFTLGISINFLAMAIVGGLGTMVGSLIGPAFLTFLDPWVESFAGFVGGFMPATIDVATAMRPTVFGLIIVLFLIFEPRGLANWWRLLRQYAKRWPFRY, encoded by the coding sequence ATGGCCGTTAACCGCTGGTTTCAGTCCGGCAACTACCGCCGCACCTACAAAGAGGACCAGACGATCTTCGCCTCTTACAGCGAGCTCGCCTCGCTGATCGCGCTGCTGGCGCTGCTCTTCTGGCTTCCGCAGGCGCCCTTTATGACGCGCTCGCTCTTTCGCCTCTTCGACATCGCGCTCATCTACACGGTCGCGGTCATGGGGCTTAACATCGTCACCGGTTACGCGGGGCAGATCTCGATCGGTCAGGCGGCGTTCATGGGGGTCGGCGCCTACACCGCGGCGGTGTTGGCGCGCGACGTCGGGGGCCCCGTGTTGGGCTTTGAAAGCACCATCCCCTTCTGGTTCGCCGCGCTGCTCCTCCCGTTGGGGGGCGCCGTCGCGGCGGCGGTCGGCGCTTTCGTCGGTCTGCCCAGCTTGCGCTTAAAGCACCTCTACCTGGCGATCGCCACGCTCGCCTTTCAGGTCATCTTTACCTGGAGCGTCGGGCACACCCCCTGGCTCAACCAGGGGGGGAGCATCCGGGTGCCCCGGGTGAGCTTTTTCGGCGAGGAGATCCGCGGCTCGGCGCTTATCGGCCCCTTTTACTACTACTTCGCGCTCGTGGTGGTGATCATCCTCGCGGTGGCGATGCGCAACCTTTTGAGGAGCAAGTTCGGCCGGGCGCTCGTGGCGGTGCGCGACAACGACCGCGCTGCCGACGCCATGGGGATCGACCCGGGGCGCACGAAGGTCATGGCCTTTGCCATCGCCGGCTTTTACGCGGGCGTCGCGGGGGCGCTCTTGGCCCTTTACGACGGCTCGGTGATCATCGAGTCGTTTACCCTGGGCATCTCGATCAACTTCCTCGCGATGGCGATCGTCGGCGGCCTCGGGACGATGGTGGGCTCGCTCATCGGCCCCGCCTTCCTCACCTTTTTGGATCCCTGGGTGGAGTCGTTCGCCGGCTTTGTCGGGGGCTTTATGCCCGCTACGATCGACGTCGCGACCGCGATGCGGCCGACCGTTTTCGGGCTTATCATCGTGCTCTTTTTGATCTTCGAGCCGCGCGGGCTCGCCAACTGGTGGCGCCTGCTGCGGCAGTACGCCAAACGCTGGCCGTTTCGCTACTAG
- a CDS encoding branched-chain amino acid ABC transporter permease yields MIYFLQLLLTGVAVGCIYALAALGFVLIYKSSRVINFAHGELIAIGAFAVFGLTVWAGLNIWLALALALALMFFLGRGIERLFLRPMVGEPIISVIMVTIGLASLLSGLVYFTPFGTLTARYPNFLPQVPLRFNVAGGTLILRWEQALAILFTLVFIALLMWFFKRSTLGIAMRAVADDQLASLSVGVSVERVFGLAWAAAGLSATAAGFIVGGLYGLEFSGLTAVGLRVFPAVILGGLDSIAGAVVGGILIGVLEQLSSGYLDTYVPGGGTGEVFPFIVLLLILLIKPHGLFGTEEIERV; encoded by the coding sequence GTGATCTACTTTCTGCAGCTTTTGCTGACGGGCGTAGCGGTCGGCTGCATCTACGCGCTCGCCGCCCTCGGCTTCGTGCTCATCTACAAGTCGAGCCGGGTGATCAACTTCGCCCACGGCGAGCTTATCGCCATCGGGGCCTTTGCGGTCTTTGGCCTCACCGTGTGGGCGGGGCTCAACATCTGGCTGGCGCTCGCCCTCGCGCTCGCCCTGATGTTCTTTTTAGGGCGCGGTATCGAGCGGCTCTTTCTGCGGCCGATGGTCGGCGAACCGATCATCAGCGTCATCATGGTAACGATCGGCCTAGCGAGCCTTCTCTCGGGCCTCGTGTACTTTACGCCCTTCGGCACCCTTACAGCGCGCTACCCCAACTTTTTGCCGCAGGTGCCGCTGCGCTTTAACGTCGCCGGTGGGACGCTCATCTTGCGCTGGGAGCAGGCCCTGGCGATCCTTTTTACGCTCGTTTTTATCGCCCTGCTCATGTGGTTTTTTAAACGCAGCACGCTCGGTATCGCCATGCGCGCGGTCGCCGACGATCAGCTCGCGAGCCTCAGCGTCGGGGTCTCGGTCGAGCGGGTGTTCGGCCTCGCGTGGGCGGCGGCGGGGCTCAGCGCGACGGCGGCGGGGTTTATCGTCGGCGGGCTTTACGGGCTCGAGTTTTCGGGGCTGACCGCCGTGGGGTTGCGCGTCTTTCCGGCGGTCATCTTGGGCGGCCTCGATTCGATCGCCGGCGCGGTCGTAGGAGGGATCTTGATCGGCGTGTTGGAACAGCTCTCGTCGGGCTACCTAGACACCTACGTCCCCGGCGGCGGCACCGGCGAGGTGTTTCCCTTTATCGTGCTGCTGCTGATTCTGCTCATTAAACCACACGGCCTTTTCGGCACCGAGGAGATCGAGCGTGTGTAG
- a CDS encoding AMP-binding protein, producing the protein MIEKTPDKTLPQLLLERAARAPKAVALRHKHFGVWQERTWGEVESEVRRAALGLLSLGVVPGDRVAVLADNIPEWLLLELAAQSLGAMTVGIYASSSPDEVDYLLSYTEASVLLAEDQEQVDKVLGLRERLPHLKKVIVEDPRGMRAYLEDPWFITWSELLRLGEALGAREPELFRAHVAQGNPDDICHLSTTSGTTGRPKAAMLSHRNYLAMATALHQVDPIASGDDYVSYLPFAWIVEQVFAVALPLLTGMVVNFPEDSETAMSDLKEIGPHMMLGAPRVWEGVQAAIWVKISESYTLNRWVYRRLMRVGERAAAYRMRGERLPWGLALAYRLAHALLFRPLKDQLGFLRLRRAYTGGAALGPDTFTFFQGIGVNLKQVYGQTETAGLAYVQPDGDIRPDTVGVPLPGVEVRISEAGEVLTRCAGVCHGYFRRPEAFEETITEDGFFRSGDAGYLDERGHLVIIDRVSDVMHTESGHMFSPQAVENKLKFSPFIKEAVVYGGGKPFLTAMINIDPLTVGTWAEERGISYTTYMDLSQLPAVGELITGEVERANETLRPEERVHRFVLLYKLLDADDEELTRTGKVRRKVIAERYKALLEALYDPARTRVPVSAEFRYQDGQRVRFETEVTVYAPRAVGSLEPREAVGRSG; encoded by the coding sequence GTGATCGAAAAAACGCCCGACAAAACCCTGCCGCAGCTTCTTTTGGAGCGCGCGGCGCGCGCGCCGAAGGCCGTAGCGCTGCGCCACAAGCACTTCGGGGTGTGGCAGGAGCGCACCTGGGGGGAGGTCGAAAGCGAGGTGCGCCGCGCCGCGCTGGGGCTGCTGTCGCTCGGCGTGGTGCCCGGCGACCGCGTCGCCGTGCTCGCCGACAACATCCCCGAGTGGTTGCTGCTCGAGCTCGCCGCCCAGAGCCTAGGGGCGATGACGGTCGGTATCTACGCCTCGAGCTCCCCCGACGAGGTCGACTATTTGCTCAGCTACACCGAAGCGAGCGTGTTGCTCGCCGAGGACCAGGAGCAGGTCGACAAGGTGCTCGGGTTGCGCGAACGCCTGCCGCACCTTAAAAAGGTCATCGTCGAGGACCCGCGCGGGATGCGCGCCTACTTAGAAGACCCCTGGTTTATCACCTGGAGCGAGCTCTTAAGGCTCGGCGAAGCGCTCGGCGCGCGCGAGCCCGAGCTCTTTCGCGCGCACGTCGCGCAGGGCAACCCAGACGACATCTGCCACCTCTCGACGACCTCGGGCACCACCGGCCGCCCGAAGGCGGCGATGCTCAGCCACCGCAACTACCTCGCGATGGCCACAGCGCTCCACCAGGTCGACCCGATCGCCTCCGGCGACGACTACGTGTCGTACCTGCCCTTTGCCTGGATCGTCGAGCAGGTCTTTGCCGTTGCGCTCCCCTTGCTGACGGGGATGGTCGTGAACTTCCCCGAAGACAGCGAGACGGCGATGAGCGACCTTAAGGAGATCGGCCCCCACATGATGCTCGGTGCGCCGCGCGTCTGGGAGGGGGTGCAAGCCGCCATCTGGGTCAAGATCAGCGAGTCGTACACGCTCAACCGTTGGGTCTACCGGCGGCTCATGCGCGTCGGCGAGCGCGCGGCGGCCTACCGCATGCGCGGCGAGCGCCTGCCTTGGGGGCTCGCGCTCGCCTACCGCTTGGCGCACGCGCTGCTCTTCCGGCCGCTCAAAGACCAGCTCGGGTTTTTGCGCCTGCGCCGCGCCTACACGGGGGGGGCGGCGCTCGGCCCCGACACCTTCACCTTTTTCCAGGGGATCGGGGTCAACCTCAAGCAGGTCTACGGCCAGACCGAGACGGCTGGGCTCGCCTACGTCCAACCCGATGGCGACATCCGCCCCGACACCGTCGGGGTGCCCCTGCCGGGGGTCGAGGTGCGCATCTCCGAAGCGGGGGAGGTGCTCACGCGCTGCGCCGGGGTCTGCCACGGCTACTTCCGCCGCCCCGAAGCGTTCGAGGAGACCATCACTGAAGACGGTTTTTTCCGCTCGGGGGACGCGGGCTACCTAGACGAGCGCGGGCACCTCGTCATCATCGACCGGGTGAGCGACGTGATGCACACCGAGAGCGGGCACATGTTCTCGCCGCAGGCGGTCGAGAACAAACTCAAGTTCAGCCCCTTTATCAAGGAGGCGGTGGTCTACGGAGGGGGCAAACCGTTTTTGACCGCCATGATCAACATCGATCCGCTCACGGTCGGCACCTGGGCCGAAGAGCGGGGGATCTCCTACACCACCTATATGGACCTCTCGCAGCTCCCCGCCGTGGGCGAGCTGATCACCGGCGAGGTCGAACGGGCCAACGAGACGCTCCGCCCTGAGGAGCGCGTGCACCGCTTTGTGCTCCTCTACAAACTCCTCGACGCCGACGACGAGGAGCTGACCCGCACCGGCAAGGTGCGGCGCAAGGTGATCGCGGAGCGTTACAAAGCGCTCCTGGAGGCGCTGTACGACCCGGCGCGGACGCGGGTACCGGTGAGCGCGGAGTTTCGCTACCAAGACGGGCAGCGCGTGCGCTTCGAGACCGAAGTGACGGTCTACGCCCCGCGCGCGGTGGGGAGCCTCGAGCCGCGCGAGGCGGTTGGGAGGAGCGGGTGA
- a CDS encoding ABC transporter ATP-binding protein produces MSSQLVVDNLTLTFGGLNALTSVSLAVEAGSITSIIGPNGAGKTSLLNCISGFYRAQSGSIRFEGVEIGGAPPHRVSQLGIARAFQNIELFSGLSVVDNLMLARHRHLAYGFWSSLVFYGRASQQEAENRAHVERVIDFMELQPFRKAVVGELAYGVRKRIEMARALTLAPKLLLLDEPMAGMTLAEKEDIVRFILDVQAEMGVTVVLIEHDLGVVMDISDQVVVLDFGQRIAAGTPQEVAADPAVIAAYVGENGWGDRAWA; encoded by the coding sequence GTGTCGTCGCAGCTCGTGGTGGACAACTTGACGCTGACCTTCGGCGGCCTCAACGCCCTCACATCGGTGTCGTTAGCCGTCGAAGCGGGGAGCATCACCTCGATCATCGGTCCCAACGGTGCGGGCAAAACAAGTTTGCTCAACTGCATCTCGGGGTTTTACCGGGCGCAGTCCGGGAGCATCCGCTTTGAAGGCGTCGAGATCGGCGGCGCCCCACCGCACCGCGTCTCGCAGCTCGGCATCGCGCGCGCCTTTCAGAACATCGAGCTCTTTTCGGGGTTGTCGGTCGTCGACAACCTCATGCTCGCGCGCCACCGCCACCTCGCGTACGGTTTCTGGTCGTCGCTCGTCTTTTACGGGCGGGCGAGCCAGCAAGAGGCCGAAAACCGCGCCCACGTAGAGCGCGTGATCGACTTTATGGAGCTGCAGCCCTTTCGCAAGGCGGTGGTCGGCGAGCTCGCCTACGGGGTGCGCAAACGGATCGAGATGGCGCGCGCCCTGACGCTCGCACCCAAGCTGCTCCTCCTTGACGAGCCGATGGCGGGGATGACGCTGGCCGAAAAGGAGGATATCGTGCGCTTTATCCTCGACGTGCAGGCGGAGATGGGGGTGACGGTGGTGTTGATCGAGCACGACCTCGGCGTGGTGATGGACATTAGCGATCAGGTCGTGGTGCTCGACTTCGGCCAGCGCATCGCCGCCGGGACGCCGCAGGAGGTCGCCGCCGACCCGGCGGTCATCGCCGCTTACGTGGGGGAGAACGGTTGGGGGGACCGCGCGTGGGCGTAG
- a CDS encoding sugar-transfer associated ATP-grasp domain-containing protein translates to MNPPNLPNSPRPSPRPSARPAGRSVGGAPYHGAPHGAPASAPPHPNPGPSSGASEGPFSRLRAALVWRWRGGFKRSSKTFYALAHGASDRSAYLPDAAFRALRGTNGALAMGVLNDKLLFERFLGAHVSVPPNLALIAQGRVVSPSGEALSPQGLLARAQRPLVFKPIYGSKGKGVFRLHADGGRFVVNGETTSPAAALALIGTLDAYLVTPWLQPAAYATEVFPEAGNALRVVTLQDPAADDAPFIAAAYHKFGVRSSAPTDNWSRGGIVVPLDVATGTLGAALRYPEQTAGRPVYFDAHPETGKAIRGLKVPYWSAITGQLLALVRRFPFLRCVGWDVMVTDGGFYVLEGNPAPAVLSLQLGRPLLSDPRAARFVAHHQLVRPPRSRAR, encoded by the coding sequence ATGAACCCTCCAAACCTGCCCAACTCACCGCGGCCGTCGCCGCGGCCCTCCGCTCGCCCCGCGGGGCGCTCGGTAGGGGGGGCGCCCTACCACGGTGCGCCCCACGGTGCGCCCGCGAGCGCCCCCCCGCACCCTAACCCCGGCCCCTCGAGCGGGGCGTCCGAGGGGCCTTTCAGCCGCCTTCGCGCGGCGCTCGTATGGCGCTGGCGCGGCGGCTTCAAGCGGAGCTCGAAGACCTTTTACGCCCTCGCGCACGGCGCTTCGGACCGTTCGGCCTACCTCCCCGACGCGGCGTTTAGGGCGCTGCGGGGCACCAACGGGGCGCTTGCGATGGGCGTGCTTAACGACAAGCTGCTCTTCGAGCGCTTTTTGGGGGCGCACGTGAGCGTGCCGCCCAACCTAGCGCTCATTGCGCAGGGGCGGGTGGTGTCGCCGAGCGGCGAGGCGCTGAGCCCGCAGGGGCTCCTCGCGCGCGCGCAGCGGCCGCTCGTCTTCAAGCCCATCTACGGCAGCAAGGGCAAGGGGGTCTTTCGCCTGCACGCCGACGGAGGGCGGTTTGTCGTCAACGGCGAGACGACCTCGCCGGCCGCGGCGCTAGCGCTTATCGGCACCCTCGACGCTTACCTCGTCACCCCCTGGCTGCAACCCGCCGCCTACGCGACGGAGGTGTTTCCGGAGGCGGGCAACGCGCTCCGCGTCGTGACCCTGCAAGACCCCGCAGCCGACGACGCCCCCTTTATCGCCGCCGCCTACCACAAGTTCGGGGTGCGCTCGAGCGCCCCGACCGACAACTGGTCGCGCGGGGGGATCGTCGTCCCCTTAGACGTCGCGACGGGAACGCTCGGCGCGGCGCTCAGGTACCCCGAGCAGACGGCGGGGCGCCCCGTGTACTTCGACGCGCACCCCGAGACGGGCAAGGCCATCCGGGGGCTTAAAGTCCCCTACTGGTCGGCGATCACCGGGCAGCTCCTAGCGCTCGTGCGCCGCTTTCCCTTTTTGCGCTGCGTCGGTTGGGACGTCATGGTGACAGACGGCGGGTTTTACGTGTTGGAGGGCAACCCGGCACCGGCGGTGCTCTCGTTGCAGCTGGGGCGCCCGCTCCTCAGCGACCCGCGCGCCGCGCGCTTCGTCGCACACCACCAGCTGGTGCGGCCGCCGCGGTCTCGCGCGCGGTAG
- a CDS encoding patatin-like phospholipase family protein — translation MQIGLVLSGGGARCFAQVGALRALEEQGAEVTAIAGNSAGAIIGAFYAAGHRAEAIAEILCNADYGALLRVKGGAGLSGHENIAAFLAEHLPETFDALKVPLAVPATDIQSAEQVVFSAGPLVPAVCASNAFPGLFLPIEHAGRTLVDGGLLNNFPLDLIRPLTSARVVALDTRPSPTARLDLPAEDAGLWGRLKGSFDGRIPMIARVLEKAYTITQSRLIELLAAMHPPDLWIRPALSDDFDIQDFGRFEEAYELGYEAVSRAADELKRVTRAVTSAEDA, via the coding sequence ATGCAGATCGGTTTGGTCTTAAGCGGCGGCGGCGCCCGCTGCTTCGCGCAGGTAGGGGCGCTTAGAGCCCTCGAGGAGCAAGGTGCCGAGGTGACCGCGATTGCGGGCAACTCGGCGGGGGCCATTATCGGCGCGTTCTACGCCGCGGGGCACCGCGCCGAAGCCATCGCCGAGATCCTCTGCAACGCCGACTACGGCGCCCTCTTGCGCGTCAAAGGCGGTGCGGGGCTCAGCGGACACGAAAACATCGCGGCGTTTTTGGCCGAGCACCTGCCGGAGACCTTCGACGCGCTCAAAGTCCCCCTCGCGGTTCCCGCTACCGACATTCAGAGCGCCGAGCAGGTGGTCTTTAGCGCCGGCCCCCTCGTCCCCGCCGTGTGCGCCAGCAACGCTTTTCCGGGGCTTTTCTTGCCCATCGAGCACGCCGGCCGCACGCTCGTCGACGGCGGGCTGCTCAACAACTTCCCCCTCGACCTCATCCGCCCCCTGACCTCGGCGCGGGTCGTCGCGCTCGACACCCGCCCCTCCCCTACCGCCCGCCTCGACCTCCCCGCCGAGGACGCGGGGCTGTGGGGGCGCCTCAAGGGCTCGTTCGACGGCCGCATCCCGATGATCGCGCGCGTGCTTGAAAAAGCCTACACGATCACCCAGTCGCGGCTCATCGAGCTGCTCGCCGCCATGCACCCCCCCGACCTGTGGATCAGACCGGCGCTCAGCGACGACTTCGACATCCAGGATTTCGGCCGCTTCGAGGAGGCTTACGAGCTCGGTTATGAGGCCGTGAGCCGCGCGGCGGACGAGCTCAAACGCGTCACGCGCGCGGTCACGTCCGCCGAAGACGCCTGA
- the kynU gene encoding kynureninase, translating to MKRDAFLLPRGIYLDGNSLGPLCYGAQAAIERRLKGWQHLAVSAWEEWFGLAERLSPALAKLVGARPDEVIATGSITSNLHALLATFYRPEGARRNLLATALDFPSDLYALAAWAERGGGELKLVPSRDGHTLHEEDLLAALTPDVAVAVLPTVLYRSGQLLDVAALTRAAHEAGVLIGWDAAHSIGAVPHDFHDDGVDFAVWCSYKYLNAGPGAPGGLFVHERHFERAPGLPGWWGSDKAVQFEMAPTFRKARGAGAFQMGTPSILALAGLEGALGVFEEVTIADVRQRSLALTDYLIALADTHLPECSVKTPRDPRARGAHVALEHPEAHLLSLALRARHIIPDYRAPNLLRLAPVALYNTEAELEQTVAALQELLRSGAHRAFRAAGGVT from the coding sequence GTGAAACGCGACGCCTTTTTGCTGCCGCGCGGCATCTACCTAGACGGCAACTCGCTGGGACCCCTCTGCTACGGGGCGCAGGCGGCCATCGAGCGCCGCTTGAAGGGGTGGCAGCACCTGGCGGTGAGCGCCTGGGAGGAGTGGTTTGGTCTCGCCGAGCGCCTTTCGCCCGCGCTCGCCAAGCTCGTGGGGGCGCGTCCGGACGAGGTCATCGCCACGGGCAGCATCACGAGCAACCTGCACGCGCTGCTCGCGACCTTCTACCGCCCCGAGGGGGCGCGCCGCAACCTGCTGGCGACCGCGCTGGACTTCCCCAGCGACCTCTACGCGCTCGCGGCGTGGGCGGAGCGCGGGGGCGGCGAGCTTAAACTCGTGCCCTCGCGCGACGGGCACACGCTGCACGAAGAGGACCTCCTGGCGGCCCTGACGCCCGACGTCGCCGTGGCCGTGCTGCCGACCGTGCTCTACCGGAGCGGGCAGCTGCTAGACGTCGCGGCGCTGACGCGCGCCGCGCACGAGGCGGGGGTGCTCATCGGTTGGGACGCGGCGCACTCCATCGGCGCGGTACCGCACGACTTTCATGACGACGGGGTGGACTTCGCGGTGTGGTGCTCGTACAAGTACCTCAACGCGGGGCCGGGGGCGCCGGGGGGGCTCTTCGTCCACGAACGGCACTTTGAGCGCGCGCCGGGGCTGCCGGGGTGGTGGGGGAGCGACAAGGCGGTGCAGTTCGAGATGGCCCCCACCTTTCGCAAGGCGCGCGGCGCGGGGGCCTTTCAGATGGGGACGCCGAGCATCCTGGCGCTTGCAGGGCTCGAGGGCGCTCTGGGCGTCTTCGAGGAGGTGACGATCGCGGACGTCCGGCAGCGGTCTCTGGCGCTCACGGACTACCTCATCGCGCTCGCCGATACGCACCTGCCGGAGTGTTCCGTCAAGACGCCGCGCGACCCGCGCGCGCGGGGGGCGCACGTCGCGCTCGAGCACCCCGAAGCGCACCTGCTGAGCCTCGCGCTGCGCGCGCGCCACATCATCCCCGACTACCGCGCACCCAACTTGTTGCGGCTCGCGCCCGTGGCGCTCTACAACACCGAAGCGGAGCTTGAACAGACCGTCGCGGCGCTGCAGGAGCTGCTGCGGAGCGGGGCGCACCGGGCGTTTCGGGCGGCTGGCGGGGTGACGTGA
- a CDS encoding cyclase family protein: MIDLTRALYRGHPNWPGDTPFTLEPTSKIAEGAAVNVMALSTSTHVGTHLDAPYHYDEDGVRLGEVALERLSGPAQVIYALAGLEAGLLEPFPRLPERVLFFTGQPEVWEAFPERFHTFSPEVIHLLADRGVRLIGTDAPSVDALNSKDLPAHRACAERDVLILEGLNLQGVNEGRYELLCLPLNLPEADASPVRAVLRKP, encoded by the coding sequence ATGATCGACCTTACCCGCGCCCTCTATCGGGGGCACCCCAACTGGCCCGGTGACACGCCCTTTACGCTCGAGCCCACCTCCAAGATCGCCGAGGGCGCCGCTGTCAACGTCATGGCGCTCTCGACCTCGACGCACGTGGGTACGCACCTCGACGCGCCGTACCACTACGACGAGGACGGGGTGCGTCTGGGGGAGGTGGCGCTCGAGCGGCTAAGCGGCCCCGCGCAGGTGATCTACGCCCTGGCGGGGCTCGAGGCGGGGCTTTTGGAGCCCTTTCCCAGGCTCCCCGAGCGGGTGCTCTTCTTTACCGGTCAGCCCGAGGTGTGGGAGGCGTTTCCGGAGCGCTTTCACACCTTTTCACCCGAGGTCATCCACCTGCTGGCGGACCGCGGGGTGCGGCTCATCGGTACGGACGCGCCGAGTGTGGACGCGCTAAACAGCAAGGACCTCCCGGCGCACCGGGCGTGTGCCGAGCGCGACGTGCTTATCCTCGAGGGGCTCAACCTGCAGGGTGTGAACGAGGGGCGTTACGAGCTCCTCTGTTTGCCCCTCAACCTCCCCGAGGCCGACGCTTCGCCGGTGCGGGCCGTGCTGCGCAAGCCCTAG